Proteins co-encoded in one Salvia splendens isolate huo1 chromosome 4, SspV2, whole genome shotgun sequence genomic window:
- the LOC121799676 gene encoding thioredoxin H-type 1-like: MNIFRLAGDMTHLASVLVLLLKIHTIKSCAEMAAEEGQVIATNSVDEWKQLFQKGVESKKLVVVDFTASWCGPCRFIAPILAEIAKKTPHIIVAKVDVDELKPVAAEFGVEAMPTFVFLKEGKEIDRVVGARKEDLQAKITKHGTVVA; encoded by the exons ATGAATATATTCAGGTTAGCGGGGGATATGACACATTTGGCAAGTGTCCTTGTTTTGCTCCTCAAGATTCATACGATCAAATCTTGTGCTG AAATGGCCGCCGAGGAAGGACAAGTCATCGCCACCAACTCCGTCGACGAATGGAAGCAGCTTTTCCAGAAAGGCGTCGAATCTAAGAAACTC GTTGTTGTTGATTTCACTGCTTCATGGTGTGGACCTTGTCGTTTCATCGCCCCTATTTTGGCTGAGATTGCCAAGAAGACACCACACATCATCGTTGCCAAAGTTGATGTGGATGAACTCAAG CCTGTGGCGGCAGAATTTGGAGTTGAGGCCATGCCGACCTTCGTGTTCCTTAAAGAAGGAAAGGAAATTGACAGGGTTGTTGGTGCAAGAAAGGAAGATTTGCAGGCAAAAATCACTAAACATGGAACTGTTGTTGCTTAA
- the LOC121799675 gene encoding PLASMODESMATA CALLOSE-BINDING PROTEIN 3-like, whose product MAATLFAFKAVALLLGATLSAAASTWCVVRSDASEQVMQRALDYACSTGADCAPIQSSGLCYLPNTLPAHASYAINSYYQRKRTNDPTACSFAGAAAIATTDPSYGSCNYPSSPSNAGGTVSTPSGTTNPTSTPTLTEPLPPPGATTAPPLYGGGGGGGGGGLTPGMGSVVAESPLSNASLICLERSIFSIIYAIFLLLFLPNNDIDSYIY is encoded by the exons ATGGCTGCGACACTCTTCGCATTCAAAGCGGTGGCGCTGTTACTCGGCGCCACCTTGTCGGCTGCAGCAAGCACGTGGTGCGTAGTGAGGAGCGACGCGAGCGAACAGGTTATGCAAAGAGCTCTGGACTACGCATGCAGCACGGGCGCCGACTGCGCCCCCATTCAGTCTTCCGGCCTCTGCTACCTTCCCAACACTTTGCCTGCACACGCTTCCTATGCCATCAACAGTTACTACCAGCGCAAGAGGACCAACGACCCCACCGCCTGCTCCTTCGCCGGTGCCGCCGCCATCGCCACCACCGATCCAA GCTATGGATCATGTAATTACCCCTCATCACCAAG CAATGCAGGTGGGACGGTGTCGACACCCAGCGGCACAACTAATCCAACTTCAACACCGACTCTAACGGAACCACTTCCGCCACCAGGGGCCACCACAGCTCCACCTTTGtacggtggtggtggtggtggtggcggaggGGGCCTAACTCCAGGGATGGGAAGTGTAGTGGCCGAGTCCCCCTTATCAAACGCTTCACTCATTTGCTTAGAAAGGAGCATATTCTCCATCATTTATGCCATTTTTTTGCTCCTTTTTCTTCCAAACAATGATATAGATTCATACATTTATTAA